The proteins below are encoded in one region of Styela clava chromosome 4, kaStyClav1.hap1.2, whole genome shotgun sequence:
- the LOC120326293 gene encoding uncharacterized protein LOC120326293: protein MDLQRTIRYEPILIYQVPFCPPFWTTETNFTGPIPSSKTLWSHLPQSCQMSNAIAAGVASFIAVFCVFIHVATLVAYSSLQHNIIERELRSTDDKKNGIRRRTDFSAIKEAADYAFAMKTQARLRKTFAVSGLLSGGLLLPIVVASTAAAYSRPFPHSVFHETLDSLRSYSVTISVLFHLTLTSSLCTLLLMVVERLRETLRMCPDHFFKSPAQDTSSLKKKHANDMTDSAVSSRKNTGSSRRSEKWKRNSDIFNFNEKLKIEETVLYAFKQSYTAIDLVMTLFVPALTGIVTTLAVAVFEAHFELFGLVVNGSPQSDRMPSINGLISYKYGSYPDSVYTYSATIGIILVAIIFANFVSVLRCYTLMSIARYLPGFHHTRDLFKFNEQKKNGNSRNNRPRAFSRIISPDSVRLARKKSWSKGQNRQDPDGLSIDSKDETFLEDSLSSLPLPPLPDPSRHSVMSMDNLSLPPPPRPESMADIPERSLDIAFPSLPSIARREERIEIEEPPAKDLATVKAEAFFGNVRQSKVVTTTFLLFILLSLPLLVLFASGVFYPHDSRLFSVMGGPINYTNLTSKMADPIRAVPQIKEEIESSGYVEPTPPDNHKYTEPVLITAVVDNGRDEKAFKQMQNSATQKNWVTTLAAVFLILFALSNVAPFFAYCAASRKFRCEVKRFFCFCLCFRWNRYGKHNKKLSDEDIVRSRTNRTLSTNNSMRVSSRGPRDRSSLPRDSMRHSFKYYNRGYNRPPLRREKTFAAPRNVSWEMPDFGTARL from the exons ATGGATTTACAGAGAACGATACGTTATGAACCGATATTGATTTATCAAGTTCCATTTTGCCCGCCTTTCTGGACTACCGAAACCAACTTTACTGGGCCTATTCCTTCATCAAAAACGCTATGGAGTCATCTTCCTCAATCGTGTCAGATGTCGAACGCAATCGCAGCAGGGGTGGCGTCTTTTATAGCAGTTTTCTGTGTTTTTATCCACGTTGCTACGCTCGTGGCTTATTCCAGTTTACAACACAATATTATTGAACGTGAATTGAGGTCTACGGACGACAAAAAGAACGGAATTCGTAGGAGAACTGATTTCAGTGCCATCAAAGAAGCAGCAGATTACGCGTTCGCCATGAAG ACTCAAGCACGTCTTCGGAAGACGTTTGCTGTTTCCGGGTTACTATCAGGTGGATTATTACTTCCGATTGTCGTAGCATCCACTGCTGCTGCTTACTCACGACCATTTCCGCATTCAGTTTTTCACGAGACTTTGGATTCCCTGCGCAGTTACAGTGTCACTATATCTGTGTTGTTTCATTTAACCCTAACATCGTCGTTGTGTACACTCTTGTTGATGGTTGTCGAAAGACTGCGTGAAACCCTCCGAATGTGTCCCGATCACTTTTTTAAATCTCCGGCACAAGATACCTCGTCTTTGAAGAAGAAACATGCAAACGACATGACAGATTCTGCCGTTTCGTCCCGGAAGAACACTGGATCGAGTCGAAGGAGTGAGAAATGGAAAAGAAACTCGGACATATTCAACTTCAAcgaaaaactcaaaatcgagGAGACAGTTTTGTACGCTTTTAAACAATCGTACACTGCAATCGACCTGGTCATGACCCTCTTTGTTCCTGCCCTCACAGGCATAGTGACAACCCTAGCAGTTGCAGTTTTTGAGGCACACTTTGAGCTGTTTGGATTAGTTGTTAATGGTTCGCCCCAATCTGATAGAATGCCTTCAATTAATGGCCTCATATCTTATAAATACGGTTCTTATCCGGACTCTGTTTATACATATTCTGCCACAATCGGAATTATACTTGTTGCGATAATATTTGCAAACTTTGTCTCTGTTCTACGATGCTATACACTCATGAGCATTGCCAGATACCTTCCTGGATTTCATCACACCCgagatttatttaaattcaacGAACAGAAAAAGAATGGAAACAGTCGCAATAACAGACCTAGAGCCTTTTCTAGGATTATTTCTCCGGATTCAGTTCGTCTAGCAAGAAAAAAAAGTTGGAGCAAGGGGCAAAATCGCCAAGACCCTGACGGTCTTTCGATTGATTCAAAGGATGAAACATTTTTAGAGGATTCGTTATCGAGTTTACCTCTACCTCCTCTCCCAGATCCTTCAAGGCATTCTGTAATGAGCATGGATAATTTATCACTTCCACCACCGCCACGACCAGAATCCATGGCAGATATACCAGAACGGAGTTTGGATATTGCTTTCCCATCTCTTCCTTCAATAGCACGCAGAGAAGAACGAATTGAGATCGAAGAACCCCCTGCGAAAGATCTGGCAACAGTGAAAGCTGAAGCCTTCTTTGGCAACGTAAGGCAGTCAAAAGTTGTTACAACTACATTTTTGTTGTTCATTTTGCTATCTTTGCCATTACTTGTATTATTTGCTTCGGGTGTATTTTATCCTCACGATAGTCGTTTGTTTAGCGTTATGGGAGGACCGATAAACTACACTAACCTCACATCGAAAATGGCAGATCCAATTAGAGCTGTTCCTCAAATTAAGGAGGAAATAGAGTCCAGCGGGTACGTCGAACCAACGCCGCCGGATAATCATAAGTATACTGAGCCAGTTCTCATAACTGCAGTTGTGGACAATGGTAGAGACGAGAAAGCCTTCAAGCAAATGCAAAATTCTGCAACTCAGAAAAACTGGGTTACCACATTAGCTGCCGTTTTTTTGATACTATTTGCTTTATCCAACGTTGCACCGTTTTTCGCATATTGCGCGGCATCAAGAAAGTTTCGATGTGAAgtgaaaagatttttttgtttctgtttaTGCTTCCGATGGAATCGCTACGGAAAACACAACAAGAAACTCAGCGACGAGGACATAGTACGCTCACGAACTAATCGAACATTGAGCACTAACAACTCTATGCGGGTATCGTCTCGTGGTCCACGGGATAGGTCAAGTTTACCTCGGGATAGTATGCGACAttctttcaaatattataaTCGGGGGTATAATCGACCTCCTTTGAGAAGAGAAAAGACTTTTGCTGCTCCACGAAATGTGTCATGGGAGATGCCAGATTTTGGCACCGCCAGGCTGTAA
- the LOC120326068 gene encoding uncharacterized protein LOC120326068 encodes MEYNIGENTGFKSHVATSNKGKKSKLSRRRLFDDEENRSPVLGLRILPVDGSNNILAPTKSLSQGYQDSQPIIKPAKEQRKSSMNAKFTCKLCQNSFTEPLQLANHKCVRIENVQYDCPECEKSFSCPANLASHRRWHKPKKPKVENEKCRDEDDNIECTSKQNIGNSKTSTKMGAPSAANLQVSKDISNMNKGSKKSQMLYECSLCGKQFRCRAYLKNHADGKHGKSLDCNDLVLGNANRCERDYKNDKPITRQNESNLFPSNAAGANFCNSEFGGLEALAYAAEMHSRLSPEYRITDIWNNPPYYLENNSNTITTTVTNKRKSPTLIEEGLNAEKVPKLDSHINDKVFTLRKQPLSNWLPPSPPQSDLSSSPKSIVSEESDEKYQQIYQQYENNPMVKTKEDISRNPLGKSEFIKQVVVKPTPRKSTEKEVGSNVNSVGLYNPQTSNAHNLQYPVHSEHIPLVFPTENSSTNIHRAENPALKFHEPYHPYIYNPTRTIFNSKTSQTQWNTWVPPHATNYWKNQPRNSHESHPYFYHSLMHRS; translated from the exons ATGGAGTATAATATTGGGGAAAATACTGGGTTTAAAAGTCATGTTGCCACGTCAAATAAAGGCAAGAAATCAAAACTTTCTAGAAGAAGATTGTTTGACGACGAAGAAAATAGAAGTCCAGTTTTAG gTTTGCGTATTCTGCCTGTGGATGGCTCCAACAACATTCTCGCTCCTACAAAATCTCTTTCACAAGGTTACCAGGATAGTCAACCTATAATAAAACCAGCAAAAGAGCAAAGAAAATCATCAATGAACGCAAAATTCACATGCAAGCTTTGCCAAAATTCTTTTACTGAACCATTGCAACTAGCCAATCATAAATGTGTCCGGATTGAAAATGTTCAATATGATTGTCCAGAATGCGAAAAATCATTCAGCTGTCCCGCGAATTTAGCTTCACATCGAAGATGGCACAAACCAAAAA AACCGAAAGTTGAAAACGAAAAATGTCGTGATGAGGATGATAATATTGAATGTACTTCGAagcaaaatattggaaatagcAAAACTTCAACGAAAATGGGAGCTCCATCAGCTGCAAATCTTCAAGTTTCGAAAGATATTTCAAACATGAACAAAGGATCTAAAAAGAGCCAAATGTTATACGAGTGTTCATTATGCGGGAAACAGTTTCGTTGTCGAGCTTATCTTAAGAATCACGCAGATGGGAAGCACGGAAAGTCACTCGACTGCAATGACCTCGTTTTAGGTAATGCCAATCGATGTGAAAGAGATTATAAGAACGATAAACCTATAACAAGGCAGAATGAATCGAACTTATTTCCCTCTAACGCCGCGGGTGCTAATTTCTGCAATAGTGAATTCGGGGGCCTCGAAGCTCTGGCTTATGCCGCTGAAATGCACTCTCGTCTTTCACCAGAATACAGGATTACAGATATTTGGAATAATCCACCttattatttggaaaataacTCTAATACTATAACAACCACAGTAACCAACAAACGCAAAAGTCCAACGTTGATAGAGGAAGGTTTAAATGCAGAAAAAGTCCCAAAGCTGGACTCTCATATTAATGATAAAGTATTCACCCTTAGAAAACAACCATTATCAAATTGGCTTCCGCCTTCGCCTCCACAAAGTGATTTATCTAGTAGTCCGAAGTCAATTGTATCAGAAGAGAGCGACgaaaaatatcaacaaatataccaacaatatgaaaataatcCGATGGTAAAAACGAAGGAAGACATTAGTAGGAATCCCTTGGGTAAATCGGAATTCATAAAGCAGGTTGTTGTCAAACCGACTCCTAGAAAATCAACGGAAAAAGAGGTTGGAAGTAACGTCAATTCGGTCGGTCTTTATAACCCTCAGACGTCAAATGCGCATAATTTGCAATATCCAGTACATTCTGAACACATTCCTCTCGTGTTTCCTACGGAAAATTCCTCAACCAATATTCACCGGGCCGAAAACCCGGCTTTAAAATTTCACGAGCCATATCACCCATACATTTATAATCCGACGCGAACAATTTTCAATTCAAAGACTTCTCAAACACAGTGGAACACTTGGGTACCACCTCACGCAACGAACTACTGGAAAAATCAGCCTAGAAACTCACATGAGTCACACCCCTACTTCTATCATAGCTTGATGCACAGATCGTAA